CCGCGCGTTCGCGACGGAACTGCGACATCCGTTCGCACTGATCGTCGTCGCTGACGACGCCGTCCACTGTGTGACCGACCACCTGCGGTCGATCCCGATTTACTACAGTGTTCGCAACGACCGTGTTCGAGTAGGTGACGCCGTTCAGAACCTCGGCGTCGATCGGTCGGGTTCGACCGCGACGGTGCAAAGCCAGGCTGAGTTTCTCGCAACCGGATACGTTCACGACGACCGAACGCTGTGTCCGACCGTCGAGCAGACTCGAGCGGCGACCGTTACGACCGTCGATCGACGGACCGGTGAGGTGTCCACGACCCCGTCCTACGAGTATACGGTCGACCCGGTCGATCGAGGGGACGCCGAACTTCGGTCGGAGCTCGTCGCGACTCTCGATACCGTCGTCGAGCGGCTGATTCGAGAGGCCGACGGGCGACAGCTCGTCGTTCCGCTCAGCGGCGGCTACGACTCCCGACTGCTCCTCTTGTTGCTGGTGAAACACGGCTACGAGAACGTCCTCACGTACTCTCACGGCCGGCCCGGAAACGCCGAAGCGACGACCGCTCGAGCGGTCGCCGAGAACCTCTCCGTTCCGTGGCGCTTCGTCGACTACCGGCCGGCGGACTGGCGTTCGCTCGTCCGCTCCGCAGAGTACCAGCGGTACTTCTCGAGAGCGTTCAACGACGACCGACTGCCGGGGATCGTTCACATGAACTGGCTGGCCGTGCGGCGGCTCACGCGAAACGACGTCGTCGACGACGATTGCCTCTTCCTTCCGGGTCACACCGCCGCCACGATGGCTGAACACCTCACGGGGGCGTACGAATCCCGCGAGCGGATTCCCCGAGATCGGGTCGTCGATGACCTCTTCGAGATGAACGTCTGGCTGTGGGATCTCGACGACGAGCTGACGACGATGTTCAGATCGCAGCTGAGCGAACGACTCTCCGTCGACGGAGAACGGCTGACCCCGACCGAGGCGGCGACCGCCTACGAGCGCTGGGAGTGGCTCGAGCGAGAGTCGAAGTGGATCCATGCTGACCTCGACGTCTACCGCCACTTCGACGTCGAGTACCGGGTTCCGTTCTGGGATCGAACGTTCGTCGACTTCTGGCAGACGGTGCCCCTTGCATCGCGCATCGACAAGCGACTCCTCCGGGCGTACACGGACGAACTCTACGTGAGATACGGCGGCGTCGATCCCTCCGAGGCGACCGCCACGGAACTCGACTCGGTCGTTCGACGCGGATATTACGCGCTCAGGGACACCCCGGTGTTCGACCTTATCCGACCGCTCAACAGCTACCTCCGCTACCGAAAAGACCCGTCCGGGTGGCCGGTCGCTCTCCCGGAGTCGACGTTCGCGAGGATCTACACCGGGACCGAGAACCGCCACTCGTTTTTCACCCTCGAGGCGCTGGGGCTCCTCGATTTCGCCAGCGGCGACGTGACGATGGCTCCCATCGGCGGCACGCTCGGGCGGGAATTCGTCGACCGGAGCCGTACCGCAGCCGATCGAACCGCGAAGTGGCGACTCGACGGGAGCCGGTGAGGCTGGCCCGCCGTGAGAACGGCTGCGTTAGGAGAGCAGCGACCGAAGCCGAACCAGCGACGATCGGGGGAGCAGACGACTGAGGGCGGTCAGCGTGGGGTACGCCGCGAGGCTGCGAGCGACGTAGGGGAAGCGTCTGGCCGAACCGGCGCGAGCGTACTTGTCCGCGATCGCGCTGTAGCGATACGCTCTGATTCGTCGACGCGTCCGCCGGTCGAGCGTGGCGATCCTGTCCGCGTGCTTCTCCTCGAGGCGAGCGACCGCGCGGACGTACCGCTCGGGCTCGCCGGTCATCTGGTCGCCGGGGTTGGCGTGTGTCGTCCACTCGACGGTGTGTTCGGGATCGACTCCGACCGCCGTCTTCTGGCAGAGTCGAATCCACAGCTCCCAGTCCTGAAGCGCCGGCATCGACGGATCGAACCCGCCCACGGCGTCGAACAGGGGCGCGCGAACCGCGACGCAGGACGTCGTCCCGATGTGGTTTCGCAGTAGGATCTGATCGGCTAGCACCCCCTCTTTGCTCGCGTCAATCCGATAGAGTTCGGTTCCGTCCTCGTCGACGGCGACTCGAGCCGAGTAGACGAGACCGACGGTCGGCTCTCGCTCGAGAATTCGAAGCTGGCGTTCTACCTTCCGTGGTCGCCACCGGTCGTCGTCGTCGAGGAACATGTACACCGACCCGCTCGCTGCCTCGGCGCCGATGTTTCGTGCTCTGGCCGCTCCACCGGAACTCGAGCACTCGATGTAGTTGAGATCGAACGTCTCGCCCGGGAGCCGATCGACCGCGTCGCCGTACTCGACGTCCGAGCCGTCGTTCACGACGACGACTTCCGTCGGCGTCACGGTCTGTGCCGCGACGCTTTCGACGGCACCCACGAGCCGTTCCGGACGATTGTGCGTCGGGATGATCACGGACGCTTCCGGACCGCCGGAACTTGACATACCATAACTGCACCCGTTCGACCTCAAATAACTGCCGTCCTGAAAATTTCGATCGACGAGCTGACCCAGCAGCATTCGGGCGTGGGCGGCCGTCGTTCCACCGTTTTCGGTCGGCAAACACGGCAGGTCACACAGAGCGGACAGATCAGCGGGGGTGCCGGCGGGACCGGCGCTCGAGAATCCGCCCCGCGAGCAGGTGGAGTTTGTAGACGTACGACAGGAGGTAGAACGCGAGATACCGGTCGGGTGAGTGCGACCCCGAGAGCCGCTTTCGGAACCGCCCTGGATGTGGCGGCAGAACGTTTCTGGGATCGGCGATCGGCCGCGAGTCGCCGCGGCTCTCGTACAGCTGCTCGTGGCCGCGGCCGACGCGAATCGCCTTCGACCGGAGTTCACCGAAGCGCTTGCGAGCGGGATGATACACCGTAATATCGCGTGCGAACCGCTGCGTGTAGCCGGCGGCGGCGACCCGCTGGCCGAACTCCAGGTCGCCGCTCGAGACGAGCGTCGCGTCGAACGGACCGACGTCGTCGATGACTGCCCTGCGGACGGCGAGACAGCAGGTCGGTGCGAAGCGTTGCTCCGTGAGGTAGTACTCGACGGGAAATCCGGTTGCGACGTTGTACTCCGCCGTTATCGTCGGCGCCCCCTCGACGTAGAGTTCGACGTTGCAGCCGACGTAGTCGACGTCCCGGTCGTCGAACAGAGACGCGAGATCCTCGAGCCAGGTCGGCGGAACGGTCATGTCGGCGTCGACGAACGCGATGAGCGAGCCGGCGGCGTGTTCTACCCCGGTGTTTCGCGCCGCGTACGAGCTCTGGACGTCGGTTTCGTCGACGACGGTAACGTTCTCGGAGCGGTCTGCGACGTCCGCAGCCGCTTTTCGCGTCGTATCGGTCGAGTCGTTGTCGACGACGATCACTTCGTAGTCGGCGACCGGATACGTCTGCTTTCTGAGGGACGTCAGCGTCTCTACGACCCCGTCCGGGTCGTTGTACACGGGAATCACCACGGAGACGGTGACGCTCACCGGTCGCACACCTCTGAGTCGACGAACTCGTCGACGGCCCGTTTCGTCTCCGTCAACTCGGTACCCGTGTCGAACTCGACGACGGTCACCTCCGTCTCCTCGAGAATCGAGCGAATCGTCTCCATCGTTCGGTCGGTTCGCTCGAGAAACCGATCGAACTCGGAGTCGGCGAGGTGGCTGTACTGTCCCGGGCGGCCCTTCTCCCGCCGATCCATACGCCGTTTGCAAACGTCGATCGGGGCGGTGACGAAGAGGCACGTCTCCGGGAGGGGAATCGCCTCGAGGTACGACTCGAGATCGGCGTTCGAGACGGGTTTTCGGGGGCGTGGCGGACAGGTGAGCGAGAGTCCGCAGTGTACGAACCCCTCGTCGAAGAGTACGGATTCGGTCGGGCGGAGTCGCCGTTGGGCGCTCTGGTAGTGGGCCTCGAGCTCGAGCGTCTTTTTGACCAGCCAGTTGTACCGGTTCCGGCTGGTAGCGTACTCGGTTATCAACTCGCTCGTACGCTCGTGTGACCGCGGATAGTTCGTCTGGAACGCGAGTTGCGTATCCGCGCGCCACCCGCTCCACCGAGAGAGCGCCCGAACCGCTCGAGGTGGAACGCGTTTTCCGAACCGGGCGGCTGGACGCGGCAGGTACGCTCGCAGAACCGCTGTCGTGTACGCTTCCCGGTCGTCGTACACCGCTTCGTCCCTGCGGGCAGCCGCGTCTCGGACCATCGCTGACAGCGTCGATTTTCCGCTTCCGGGTAGACCGACGAGTTCGACGTGAGCGTTCATCTGTACTGTTCGGTGTTAGCCACTACTGGCGAGTTTCTTGAGTTGGTTCATATCGATGACGTTCGTGTAGACGCCGAGCAGACCGTATGCGACGACGGCAGTCGCAACGACGAGAAAGAGGGTGACGAGCCCGGTAACCAGCGGCAGGAGGCTGTAGACGGCGGCACCCATCAGAAGCGAAAGCGGGACGATTTTCGCGATCATACGGAGCAACTCCGCGTGCGAAATAGAGAGGAGGCGACACATCATGTAGACGTTCCCGAGCGCGTAAATCCCATACGTTACGACCGTCGGAATCGCGGCCCCGAGAACACCGATCGTCGGGATCAACAGAATCCCGAGCGTTGCGTTCGAAATCGCCATCGTCCCCTTCAGCACACCCCGAAACTTGGCTTTGCCCAGGTAGTCGAGACCGCTTCCGGTCACGTTCGTAATCGAGTCGGCGAGCAGGTAGATCGACAGCACCTGAACGATGGGGACGGCACCCATATACTCCGCACCGAAGATGTAGCGAACCGTCGGCTCCGCGACGAGGATCAGACCCACCACCGCCGGTACGTACAGCACGAACATCGACCGAAGAGCGCCCTTGTACAGCTCAGCGGCGCGAGAGACGTCCCCGGCGGAGTACTCGCTCGAGTAGTGGGGCGAAATCGAGAAGCCGAGCGAACTGGAAGGGTTCGACGCGAAGCTGATGAGTTGCTTGCTCACCGTATAGTATCCCACCGCGACCGGGGTCAAGAAGAAGCCGAGAAGGACGATATCGACGCGCTTCATCAGTATATTGCTGCTACTGGTAACGGTTAGCGGCAGGCTGTACTCGAACAGCCGTCGCCGAAGTCCCGGTTCGATCGGCGCTGCGGTGTACTCTCGAGCGGTTGAGTAGAGCATGACGGCTCCGACGAGCGACGCGACCGCCAGTCCGACGACGTACCCCAGCAACGCACCGGCGACGCTGTAGCCGAGCACGACGAGCGAGATCGCGGCGACGAATTTAGTGATCGTGAATACGCCCGGAAGCGACGCGCTCCACTCGACGCGCTTGAACCCCTGGAGAAACCGTCTGCAGAGCTCCATCGCGTTCTCGAAGATCACGTACAGGATCCCGAGAAGCAACAGCGTCTCCAGAGCTGGTTCACCGAACCAGACCGCGATCTGGCCGCGGAACAGAAACAGCAACGTGAGGCCGACGCCGACGGTAATCGCGTTGATTCCGAGGGCGGTTTTGAGGATGTTCGGAATCTGGCCGGGATCTTTCTCCTCGTACTCGGTTATGTACCGGGCACCGGCGCGAGGGATCCCGAGGTTACTGAGTAACACGACGATCGAACAGAGGTAGATCGTCAGGTGGAGTATCCCGTACTGTTCGGCCGTCAGCAGTCGCGCGAGGACGACGATCAGGAGCCCACCGGCGAGGATCTTGATCACCTGCATCGCGAACTCGGCTTTGAAACCCGAGACGATCCGCTCCTCAACGCCCATTACAGCCCCCGAAGATTCCGGATACTACGGCCATACCTGACCAGGAGATACCGGTACTACACTGGCAGATCCATAAAACTCGTTCGATACGACCGATGTGCGTTTCTACAGGGAGGGACCGTCTCGGTATAACTGATGGTCTTCTTAACCAGTACATCTACATAGATTGTTTCCGTATACGGCCGTATCGAGATGAGCAACGAAACCGACGTCGAACTCGAGCTAACGCGGTGCATCTGGTGTTGTCGTACCCTCCACGGCGCCGAACAGT
Above is a genomic segment from Natrononativus amylolyticus containing:
- a CDS encoding glycosyltransferase, producing MSVTVSVVIPVYNDPDGVVETLTSLRKQTYPVADYEVIVVDNDSTDTTRKAAADVADRSENVTVVDETDVQSSYAARNTGVEHAAGSLIAFVDADMTVPPTWLEDLASLFDDRDVDYVGCNVELYVEGAPTITAEYNVATGFPVEYYLTEQRFAPTCCLAVRRAVIDDVGPFDATLVSSGDLEFGQRVAAAGYTQRFARDITVYHPARKRFGELRSKAIRVGRGHEQLYESRGDSRPIADPRNVLPPHPGRFRKRLSGSHSPDRYLAFYLLSYVYKLHLLAGRILERRSRRHPR
- a CDS encoding asparagine synthase C-terminal domain-containing protein, with the protein product MRAVDVHCADDWVTVGSAHVSTPHDASEVAKRLDGVAGVAEVRAFATELRHPFALIVVADDAVHCVTDHLRSIPIYYSVRNDRVRVGDAVQNLGVDRSGSTATVQSQAEFLATGYVHDDRTLCPTVEQTRAATVTTVDRRTGEVSTTPSYEYTVDPVDRGDAELRSELVATLDTVVERLIREADGRQLVVPLSGGYDSRLLLLLLVKHGYENVLTYSHGRPGNAEATTARAVAENLSVPWRFVDYRPADWRSLVRSAEYQRYFSRAFNDDRLPGIVHMNWLAVRRLTRNDVVDDDCLFLPGHTAATMAEHLTGAYESRERIPRDRVVDDLFEMNVWLWDLDDELTTMFRSQLSERLSVDGERLTPTEAATAYERWEWLERESKWIHADLDVYRHFDVEYRVPFWDRTFVDFWQTVPLASRIDKRLLRAYTDELYVRYGGVDPSEATATELDSVVRRGYYALRDTPVFDLIRPLNSYLRYRKDPSGWPVALPESTFARIYTGTENRHSFFTLEALGLLDFASGDVTMAPIGGTLGREFVDRSRTAADRTAKWRLDGSR
- a CDS encoding AAA family ATPase, whose product is MNAHVELVGLPGSGKSTLSAMVRDAAARRDEAVYDDREAYTTAVLRAYLPRPAARFGKRVPPRAVRALSRWSGWRADTQLAFQTNYPRSHERTSELITEYATSRNRYNWLVKKTLELEAHYQSAQRRLRPTESVLFDEGFVHCGLSLTCPPRPRKPVSNADLESYLEAIPLPETCLFVTAPIDVCKRRMDRREKGRPGQYSHLADSEFDRFLERTDRTMETIRSILEETEVTVVEFDTGTELTETKRAVDEFVDSEVCDR
- a CDS encoding flippase, with protein sequence MGVEERIVSGFKAEFAMQVIKILAGGLLIVVLARLLTAEQYGILHLTIYLCSIVVLLSNLGIPRAGARYITEYEEKDPGQIPNILKTALGINAITVGVGLTLLFLFRGQIAVWFGEPALETLLLLGILYVIFENAMELCRRFLQGFKRVEWSASLPGVFTITKFVAAISLVVLGYSVAGALLGYVVGLAVASLVGAVMLYSTAREYTAAPIEPGLRRRLFEYSLPLTVTSSSNILMKRVDIVLLGFFLTPVAVGYYTVSKQLISFASNPSSSLGFSISPHYSSEYSAGDVSRAAELYKGALRSMFVLYVPAVVGLILVAEPTVRYIFGAEYMGAVPIVQVLSIYLLADSITNVTGSGLDYLGKAKFRGVLKGTMAISNATLGILLIPTIGVLGAAIPTVVTYGIYALGNVYMMCRLLSISHAELLRMIAKIVPLSLLMGAAVYSLLPLVTGLVTLFLVVATAVVAYGLLGVYTNVIDMNQLKKLASSG
- a CDS encoding glycosyltransferase family 2 protein, producing MSSSGGPEASVIIPTHNRPERLVGAVESVAAQTVTPTEVVVVNDGSDVEYGDAVDRLPGETFDLNYIECSSSGGAARARNIGAEAASGSVYMFLDDDDRWRPRKVERQLRILEREPTVGLVYSARVAVDEDGTELYRIDASKEGVLADQILLRNHIGTTSCVAVRAPLFDAVGGFDPSMPALQDWELWIRLCQKTAVGVDPEHTVEWTTHANPGDQMTGEPERYVRAVARLEEKHADRIATLDRRTRRRIRAYRYSAIADKYARAGSARRFPYVARSLAAYPTLTALSRLLPRSSLVRLRSLLS